In a single window of the Emys orbicularis isolate rEmyOrb1 chromosome 11, rEmyOrb1.hap1, whole genome shotgun sequence genome:
- the PRKRA gene encoding interferon-inducible double-stranded RNA-dependent protein kinase activator A isoform X4 yields MGPVGEGHSKKIAKHRAAEAALNVLKGNPSIGLSVPDSIVPDSPKQPQNQTNPIGTLQELAVQKGWRLPEYSLAHESGPPHKREFTMTCRIETFVETGTGTSKKLAKRNAAEKLLAKFHSFPPDSINISLGNEVGNNLGCTWDALRNSSEEKITLLKRSPLSIPNTDYVQLLGEVAEEQGFVITYLNIEELSVNGQYQCLAELSTNPVTVCHGTGISWGSAHNDAAHNALQYLKIMAGRK; encoded by the exons aTGGGTCCTGTAG GTGAAGGTCATAGCAAGAAGATTGCAAAACACAGAGCTGCAGAAGCTGCCTTGAACGTTTTGAAAGGAAATCCAAGTATTGG TCTTTCAGTGCCAGACTCCATAGTTCCAGATTCTCCAAAGCAACCACAAAATCAAACCAATCCTATAGGTACATTACAG GAACTGGCTGTTCAGAAGGGATGGAGACTTCCAGAATATTCACTTGCGCATGAGTCGGGGCCTCCTCACAAGCGGGAGTTTACAATGACTTGCAGAATAGAAACATTTGTAGAAactg GGACTGGGACATCTAAGAAACTAGCAAAGCGAAATGCTGCTGAAAAATTACTTGCCAAATTCCACAGTTTCCCTCCAGATAGCATCAATATTTCCTTA GGAAATGAAGTGGGAAATAATTTAGGATGCACATGGGATGCCTTAAGGAACTCATCAGAAGAAAAAATTACCTTGCTGAAGAGAAGTCCACTCAGTATTCCTAATACAGACTATGTCCAACTGCTTGGAGAAGTTGCAGAAGAACAAGGTTTTGTTATAACATATTTGAATATAG AAGAGCTGAGCGTGAATGGACAGTACCAATGTCTTGCTGAACTCTCAACCAATCCAGTCACAGTTTGCCATGGTACTGGGATTTCTTGGGGCAGTGCTCACAACGATGCTGCTCACAATGCATTACAGTATTTAAAGATCATGGCTGGAAGAAAATAA
- the PRKRA gene encoding interferon-inducible double-stranded RNA-dependent protein kinase activator A isoform X1, whose protein sequence is MSQETFPAATQQSPEAPDKPRSLEEMIVAKPGKTPIQLLHEYGTKAGITPEYKFEKAEGQVHLPSFTFKVTVGEITGTGEGHSKKIAKHRAAEAALNVLKGNPSIGLSVPDSIVPDSPKQPQNQTNPIGTLQELAVQKGWRLPEYSLAHESGPPHKREFTMTCRIETFVETGTGTSKKLAKRNAAEKLLAKFHSFPPDSINISLGNEVGNNLGCTWDALRNSSEEKITLLKRSPLSIPNTDYVQLLGEVAEEQGFVITYLNIEELSVNGQYQCLAELSTNPVTVCHGTGISWGSAHNDAAHNALQYLKIMAGRK, encoded by the exons ATGTCTCAGGAGACCTTCCCGGCCGCGACCCAGCAGAGCCCGGAGGCGCCGGACAAGCCCCGCAG CTTGGAGGAAATGATTGTTGCCAAACCAGGGAAAACACCAATTCAGTTGTTACATGAATATGGCACGAAGGCTGGTATCACTCCTGAGTACAAGTTTGAGAAGGCTGAAGGACAAGTACATCTTCCAAGTTTCACCTTTAAAGTCACAGTAGGTGAAATAACAGGCACAG GTGAAGGTCATAGCAAGAAGATTGCAAAACACAGAGCTGCAGAAGCTGCCTTGAACGTTTTGAAAGGAAATCCAAGTATTGG TCTTTCAGTGCCAGACTCCATAGTTCCAGATTCTCCAAAGCAACCACAAAATCAAACCAATCCTATAGGTACATTACAG GAACTGGCTGTTCAGAAGGGATGGAGACTTCCAGAATATTCACTTGCGCATGAGTCGGGGCCTCCTCACAAGCGGGAGTTTACAATGACTTGCAGAATAGAAACATTTGTAGAAactg GGACTGGGACATCTAAGAAACTAGCAAAGCGAAATGCTGCTGAAAAATTACTTGCCAAATTCCACAGTTTCCCTCCAGATAGCATCAATATTTCCTTA GGAAATGAAGTGGGAAATAATTTAGGATGCACATGGGATGCCTTAAGGAACTCATCAGAAGAAAAAATTACCTTGCTGAAGAGAAGTCCACTCAGTATTCCTAATACAGACTATGTCCAACTGCTTGGAGAAGTTGCAGAAGAACAAGGTTTTGTTATAACATATTTGAATATAG AAGAGCTGAGCGTGAATGGACAGTACCAATGTCTTGCTGAACTCTCAACCAATCCAGTCACAGTTTGCCATGGTACTGGGATTTCTTGGGGCAGTGCTCACAACGATGCTGCTCACAATGCATTACAGTATTTAAAGATCATGGCTGGAAGAAAATAA
- the PRKRA gene encoding interferon-inducible double-stranded RNA-dependent protein kinase activator A isoform X3 — protein MIVAKPGKTPIQLLHEYGTKAGITPEYKFEKAEGQVHLPSFTFKVTVGEITGTGEGHSKKIAKHRAAEAALNVLKGNPSIGLSVPDSIVPDSPKQPQNQTNPIGTLQELAVQKGWRLPEYSLAHESGPPHKREFTMTCRIETFVETGTGTSKKLAKRNAAEKLLAKFHSFPPDSINISLGNEVGNNLGCTWDALRNSSEEKITLLKRSPLSIPNTDYVQLLGEVAEEQGFVITYLNIEELSVNGQYQCLAELSTNPVTVCHGTGISWGSAHNDAAHNALQYLKIMAGRK, from the exons ATGATTGTTGCCAAACCAGGGAAAACACCAATTCAGTTGTTACATGAATATGGCACGAAGGCTGGTATCACTCCTGAGTACAAGTTTGAGAAGGCTGAAGGACAAGTACATCTTCCAAGTTTCACCTTTAAAGTCACAGTAGGTGAAATAACAGGCACAG GTGAAGGTCATAGCAAGAAGATTGCAAAACACAGAGCTGCAGAAGCTGCCTTGAACGTTTTGAAAGGAAATCCAAGTATTGG TCTTTCAGTGCCAGACTCCATAGTTCCAGATTCTCCAAAGCAACCACAAAATCAAACCAATCCTATAGGTACATTACAG GAACTGGCTGTTCAGAAGGGATGGAGACTTCCAGAATATTCACTTGCGCATGAGTCGGGGCCTCCTCACAAGCGGGAGTTTACAATGACTTGCAGAATAGAAACATTTGTAGAAactg GGACTGGGACATCTAAGAAACTAGCAAAGCGAAATGCTGCTGAAAAATTACTTGCCAAATTCCACAGTTTCCCTCCAGATAGCATCAATATTTCCTTA GGAAATGAAGTGGGAAATAATTTAGGATGCACATGGGATGCCTTAAGGAACTCATCAGAAGAAAAAATTACCTTGCTGAAGAGAAGTCCACTCAGTATTCCTAATACAGACTATGTCCAACTGCTTGGAGAAGTTGCAGAAGAACAAGGTTTTGTTATAACATATTTGAATATAG AAGAGCTGAGCGTGAATGGACAGTACCAATGTCTTGCTGAACTCTCAACCAATCCAGTCACAGTTTGCCATGGTACTGGGATTTCTTGGGGCAGTGCTCACAACGATGCTGCTCACAATGCATTACAGTATTTAAAGATCATGGCTGGAAGAAAATAA
- the PRKRA gene encoding interferon-inducible double-stranded RNA-dependent protein kinase activator A isoform X2 encodes MSQETFPAATQQSPEAPDKPRSLEEMIVAKPGKTPIQLLHEYGTKAGITPEYKFEKAEGQVHLPSFTFKVTVGEITGTGEGHSKKIAKHRAAEAALNVLKGNPSIGLSVPDSIVPDSPKQPQNQTNPIGTLQELAVQKGWRLPEYSLAHESGPPHKREFTMTCRIETFVETGTGTSKKLAKRNAAEKLLAKFHSFPPDSINISLGNEVGNNLGCTWDALRNSSEEKITLLKRSPLSIPNTDYVQLLGEVAEEQGFVITYLNIELSVNGQYQCLAELSTNPVTVCHGTGISWGSAHNDAAHNALQYLKIMAGRK; translated from the exons ATGTCTCAGGAGACCTTCCCGGCCGCGACCCAGCAGAGCCCGGAGGCGCCGGACAAGCCCCGCAG CTTGGAGGAAATGATTGTTGCCAAACCAGGGAAAACACCAATTCAGTTGTTACATGAATATGGCACGAAGGCTGGTATCACTCCTGAGTACAAGTTTGAGAAGGCTGAAGGACAAGTACATCTTCCAAGTTTCACCTTTAAAGTCACAGTAGGTGAAATAACAGGCACAG GTGAAGGTCATAGCAAGAAGATTGCAAAACACAGAGCTGCAGAAGCTGCCTTGAACGTTTTGAAAGGAAATCCAAGTATTGG TCTTTCAGTGCCAGACTCCATAGTTCCAGATTCTCCAAAGCAACCACAAAATCAAACCAATCCTATAGGTACATTACAG GAACTGGCTGTTCAGAAGGGATGGAGACTTCCAGAATATTCACTTGCGCATGAGTCGGGGCCTCCTCACAAGCGGGAGTTTACAATGACTTGCAGAATAGAAACATTTGTAGAAactg GGACTGGGACATCTAAGAAACTAGCAAAGCGAAATGCTGCTGAAAAATTACTTGCCAAATTCCACAGTTTCCCTCCAGATAGCATCAATATTTCCTTA GGAAATGAAGTGGGAAATAATTTAGGATGCACATGGGATGCCTTAAGGAACTCATCAGAAGAAAAAATTACCTTGCTGAAGAGAAGTCCACTCAGTATTCCTAATACAGACTATGTCCAACTGCTTGGAGAAGTTGCAGAAGAACAAGGTTTTGTTATAACATATTTGAATATAG AGCTGAGCGTGAATGGACAGTACCAATGTCTTGCTGAACTCTCAACCAATCCAGTCACAGTTTGCCATGGTACTGGGATTTCTTGGGGCAGTGCTCACAACGATGCTGCTCACAATGCATTACAGTATTTAAAGATCATGGCTGGAAGAAAATAA